One Branchiostoma floridae strain S238N-H82 chromosome 15, Bfl_VNyyK, whole genome shotgun sequence DNA window includes the following coding sequences:
- the LOC118432591 gene encoding uncharacterized protein LOC118432591 produces MFAVRDRPMSDHHRDVIRKKYVPLSRDLEARYVTPYLYQEGVLTEEMMEDLAAIPDERRSYKARKLLDIIMTRGDRAFGVFKRALEEAEYQHLVALLEKTKLSKTSIERENANIKRSSSGVNSDDVPPGPLRLWRLSLHQFKNSPTARNFIKGFSLMESGGEILTNSNYTNVSGVDKVVEGFVLQERLTPSSYNHFLYSAEGLGLEKERMEQLMGDFPDSSSCLFLQAALMPFGDGRSRALRKAVDLILRNRKLDSLYEHLHHIYCVLGDTILNVNRDNPVSAVPVFTSALMYKPDCFLAIHLAAECSMVLSPQDATQQFQRYLQLAPPCDKRSHWAHYCLAILYSWESNSEKAEEHYKYAVEAEENLLPNFVTGWAKREAQRVFDLDGNEEETKPMKGLDTNYKEEETKPMKCL; encoded by the exons ATGTTCGCCGTCAGAGACAGGCCGATGTCCGATCATCATCGTGACGTCATCAGGAAGAAGTACGTCCCCCTGTCACGTGACCTGGAAGCCCGTTACGTCACGCCCTACCTGTACCAAGAGGGCGTCCTGACAGAAGAGATGATGGAGGACCTAGCCGCCATCCCTGACGAGAGGAGGAGCTACAAGGCCAGGAAACTGCTGGACATCATCATGACCAGAGGAGACCGGGCCTTCGGCGTCTTCAAACGGGCGCTGGAGGAAGCGGAGTACCAACATCTTGTGGCACTTCTTGAAAAG ACAAAGCTATCCAAAACGTCCATCGAAAGAGAAAACGCCAACATCAAGAGATCCTCCTCAGGAGTTAACTCAGATGACGTCCCTCCCGGTCCGCTCAGGCTATGGAGACTCAGTCTGCACCAGTTTAAGAACTCTCCCACAGCTCGAAATTTCATCAAAGGCTTCAGTCTGATGGAATCTGGTGGAGAGATACTTACCAACAGTAACTATACAAACGTCTCAGGAGTGGACAAGGTTGTAGAAGGATTTGTTCTCCAAGAACGTCTAACTCCGAGCAGCTATAACCACTTTCTGTACAGCGCAGAAGGTCTCGGTTTGGAGAAGGAAAGGATGGAGCAACTCATGGGAGACTTCCCGGACAGCAGTTCCTGTCTCTTCCTCCAGGCGGCGCTTATGCCGTTCGGTGATGGTCGAAGCCGCGCTCTTCGAAAGGCCGTAGACTTAATCCTGAGGAATAGAAAATTGGACTCGCTTTACGAACATCTTCACCACATCTACTGCGTTCTCGGGGACACGATTTTGAATGTAAACCGCGACAACCCCGTCTCAGCCGTCCCGGTGTTCACGAGTGCGTTGATGTACAAGCCCGACTGTTTTCTGGCCATACACCTGGCGGCTGAGTGCTCCATGGTTCTATCCCCACAGGACGCCACCCAGCAGTTCCAGCGGTACCTGCAGCTCGCCCCGCCGTGCGACAAGCGGTCTCACTGGGCGCACTACTGTCTCGCTATCCTCTACAGCTGGGAATCAAATTCGGAAAAGGCGGAGGAACATTACAAGTATGCCGTAGAGGCCGAGGAAAACCTCCTCCCCAACTTTGTCACCGGCTGGGCGAAAAGAGAAGCGCAGAGAGTATTCGATCTGGATGGAAATGAGGAAGAAACGAAACCCATGAAAGGCCTCGACACAAATTACAAGGAAGAAGAGACGAAACCTATGAAATGTTTATAG
- the LOC118432411 gene encoding uncharacterized protein LOC118432411 isoform X1 encodes MADVPMSDRHRVIIRKKYVPLSRDLNPKYVLPYLYQEKVLTEEMMEDLAAIPEAKKSHKARKLLDIIMTRGDRAFGVFKQALEESGYGHLAELLEEPKPLVESELHHEQVASEEVSEGPLKSLRLCLQPYRETPSAKKIIQGCRLMEKGAEILNNSGYTDAEGLIKIVEGFMLQERLTARSYERFLYSPDHLGLDRARLAELMTSQLHHNPADSTCLFLQGALLPFDETRVQEMRKVADVVVQNGEDDPLHKYLHHVYCVLGDSLLNLYRDSPSCALPAFTSALMHKRDYPTAVHLAAECSMVLSPPDAIEQFRRYLQLAPPCDKRVHWAHYFLAILYSRQAQQEKAEEHYNLAVQAEEKRLPTSVMGWAKEVAQKVFS; translated from the exons ATGGCAGACGTCCCCATGTCGGACAGGCACCGCGTCATCATCCGCAAGAAGTACGTCCCGCTGTCACGTGACCTCAACCCCAAGTACGTGCTGCCGTACTTGTATCAGGAGAAG GTCCTGACAGAAGAGATGATGGAGGATCTCGCCGCCATCCCTGAAGCGAAAAAGAGCCACAAGGCCAGGAAACTGCTGGACATCATCATGACCAGAGGAGACCGGGCCTTCGGCGTCTTCAAACAGGCGCTGGAGGAGTCCGGTTATGGACATCTTGCTGAACTACTTGAAGAG CCGAAACCACTCGTCGAAAGTGAACTGCACCACGAACAGGTCGCCTCTGAGGAGGTATCGGAAGGACCGCTGAAGTCTCTACGCCTCTGTCTCCAGCCGTACAGGGAAACTCCTTCCGCCAAGAAAATCATCCAAGGATGCAGACTCATGGAGAAGGGTGCTGAAATCCTGAACAACAGCGGATATACCGACGCGGAGGGCTTGATAAAGATAGTGGAAGGGTTCATGCTACAAGAACGTCTCACTGCAAGAAGTTACGAACGTTTTCTGTACAGCCCTGACCATCTCGGCTTGGACAGGGCGCGGTTAGCCGAACTCATGACCTCTCAGCTTCATCACAACCCTGCTGACAGTACCTGCCTGTTCctacagggggcgctgctgccGTTCGACGAGACACGCGTACAGGAGATGAGGAAAGTCGCAGACGTCGTGGTACAAAACGGAGAAGACGACCCGCTCCACAAGTACCTTCACCACGTCTACTGCGTTCTGGGAGATAGTCTCCTAAATTTGTACCGTGACAGCCCGTCCTGTGCCTTACCAGCCTTCACGAGCGCGTTAATGCACAAGCGGGACTATCCCACCGCCGTGCACCTGGCGGCAGAGTGCTCCATGGTTCTCTCCCCGCCCGACGCGATAGAACAGTTCCGGCGGTACCTGCAGCTCGCCCCGCCGTGCGACAAGCGGGTCCACTGGGCGCACTACTTCCTGGCCATCCTCTACAGCCGGCAGGCCCAGCAGGAGAAGGCGGAGGAACACTACAACCTCGCCGTCCAGGCGGAGGAAAAACGCCTCCCTACGTCCGTGATGGGTTGGGCGAAAGAGGTGGCACAGAAGGTGTTCTCTTAA
- the LOC118432411 gene encoding uncharacterized protein LOC118432411 isoform X2: MMEDLAAIPEAKKSHKARKLLDIIMTRGDRAFGVFKQALEESGYGHLAELLEEPKPLVESELHHEQVASEEVSEGPLKSLRLCLQPYRETPSAKKIIQGCRLMEKGAEILNNSGYTDAEGLIKIVEGFMLQERLTARSYERFLYSPDHLGLDRARLAELMTSQLHHNPADSTCLFLQGALLPFDETRVQEMRKVADVVVQNGEDDPLHKYLHHVYCVLGDSLLNLYRDSPSCALPAFTSALMHKRDYPTAVHLAAECSMVLSPPDAIEQFRRYLQLAPPCDKRVHWAHYFLAILYSRQAQQEKAEEHYNLAVQAEEKRLPTSVMGWAKEVAQKVFS, translated from the exons ATGATGGAGGATCTCGCCGCCATCCCTGAAGCGAAAAAGAGCCACAAGGCCAGGAAACTGCTGGACATCATCATGACCAGAGGAGACCGGGCCTTCGGCGTCTTCAAACAGGCGCTGGAGGAGTCCGGTTATGGACATCTTGCTGAACTACTTGAAGAG CCGAAACCACTCGTCGAAAGTGAACTGCACCACGAACAGGTCGCCTCTGAGGAGGTATCGGAAGGACCGCTGAAGTCTCTACGCCTCTGTCTCCAGCCGTACAGGGAAACTCCTTCCGCCAAGAAAATCATCCAAGGATGCAGACTCATGGAGAAGGGTGCTGAAATCCTGAACAACAGCGGATATACCGACGCGGAGGGCTTGATAAAGATAGTGGAAGGGTTCATGCTACAAGAACGTCTCACTGCAAGAAGTTACGAACGTTTTCTGTACAGCCCTGACCATCTCGGCTTGGACAGGGCGCGGTTAGCCGAACTCATGACCTCTCAGCTTCATCACAACCCTGCTGACAGTACCTGCCTGTTCctacagggggcgctgctgccGTTCGACGAGACACGCGTACAGGAGATGAGGAAAGTCGCAGACGTCGTGGTACAAAACGGAGAAGACGACCCGCTCCACAAGTACCTTCACCACGTCTACTGCGTTCTGGGAGATAGTCTCCTAAATTTGTACCGTGACAGCCCGTCCTGTGCCTTACCAGCCTTCACGAGCGCGTTAATGCACAAGCGGGACTATCCCACCGCCGTGCACCTGGCGGCAGAGTGCTCCATGGTTCTCTCCCCGCCCGACGCGATAGAACAGTTCCGGCGGTACCTGCAGCTCGCCCCGCCGTGCGACAAGCGGGTCCACTGGGCGCACTACTTCCTGGCCATCCTCTACAGCCGGCAGGCCCAGCAGGAGAAGGCGGAGGAACACTACAACCTCGCCGTCCAGGCGGAGGAAAAACGCCTCCCTACGTCCGTGATGGGTTGGGCGAAAGAGGTGGCACAGAAGGTGTTCTCTTAA
- the LOC118432409 gene encoding uncharacterized protein LOC118432409, which yields MMSDRPMSDSHRDLLRKKYVPLSRDLHPNHVIPYLYQEDVLTEEMKQRLDAIPDEMRKKKSRLLLDMLPSRGDKAFDIFKTALDEGGFPFLAKLLDEPAPPEPPDTTEVPESAVTPEDVPDGPLKWLRLKLQPYKSSPSARKMIKGCEAMESGAEILINSEYTEPDGVVKIVEGFMIEERLNHRNFRRFLFDSDRLNLDQERLSTLLSSQQEQSPAYSSCLLLQTAPLPVDENRATSMRKVVEVILKKGEEDPLHKYLHHVYCMLGGTILEMNYDDPSPALPACTSALTYKPDYALAVHLAAECSMVLSPPDAIEQFHRYLQLAPPCDKRVHWAHYFLAILYSRQSEPDGAEEHYRLAMEKEKNLLPTFKVGWAKEKAQEVFPEVSTP from the exons ATGATGTCAGACAGGCCGATGTCCGACAGCCATCGGGATCTCCTCAGGAAGAAGTACGTCCCCCTGTCACGTGACCTGCACCCTAATCACGTGATCCCGTACCTGTACCAGGAGGATGTGCTGACGGAAGAGATGAAACAGAGGCTGGACGCCATTCCTGACGAGATGAGGAAAAAAAAGTCCAGGCTACTTCTGGACATGTTACCATCTCGGGGAGACAAGGCCTTCGACATCTTTAAGACGGCATTGGACGAGGGTGGTTTCCCTTTCCTGGCCAAGCTTCTCGACGAG CCTGCACCACCGGAACCACCAGATACCACAGAAGTTCCCGAGTCAGCGGTCACACCTGAAGACGTTCCTGACGGCCCTCTAAAGTGGCTCCGTCTTAAACTACAACCCTACAAAAGTTCCCCTTCTGCCAGGAAGATGATAAAGGGTTGTGAAGCCATGGAGTCAGGGGCAGAGATCCTCATCAACAGCGAGTACACAGAACCGGACGGTGTGGTGAAGATAGTTGAGGGGTTCATGATTGAAGAGCGTCTCAATCATCGTAATTTTAGGCGCTTTCTCTTCGATTCTGACCGCCTGAATTTAGATCAGGAACGCTTGAGTACGCTTTTATCCAGCCAGCAAGAACAGAGCCCTGCCTACAGTTCCTGCTTGCTCCTCCAGACGGCGCCCCTGCCCGTAGATGAGAACCGAGCTACATCGATGAGGAAGGTCGTGGAAGTCATCCTGAAGAAAGGAGAGGAGGACCCTCTTCACAAGTACCTGCACCACGTCTACTGCATGCTGGGTGGCACGATTCTCGAGATGAACTATGACGACCCCTCTCCTGCCTTACCGGCCTGCACCAGCGCTCTGACGTACAAGCCAGACTACGCCTTAGCCGTACACCTGGCGGCAGAGTGCTCCATGGTTCTCTCCCCGCCCGACGCGATAGAACAGTTCCACCGGTACCTACAGCTCGCCCCACCGTGTGACAAGCGGGTCCACTGGGCGCACTACTTCCTGGCCATCCTCTACAGTCGGCAGTCCGAGCCAGATGGGGCGGAGGAACACTACCGACTTGCCATGGAGAAGGAGAAAAATCTGCTCCCCACGTTCAAAGTTGGGTGGGCAAAGGAGAAAGCACAAGAAGTGTTTCCAGAGGTGTCAACCCCGTGA